The following coding sequences are from one Pusillimonas sp. DMV24BSW_D window:
- the ileS gene encoding isoleucine--tRNA ligase, which yields MDYRKTLNLPETPFPMRGDLAKREPKWVAEWEENRIYAAIRQASKGRPKFVLHDGPPYANGDIHIGHAVNKVLKDIIVKSRNMDGYDAHYVPGWDCHGMPIEIQIEKKYGKHLPVEEVQAKARAYAHEQIERQRVDFKRLGVLADWSNPYLTMNYQNEANELRALGRIMEKGFVFRGLKPVNWCFDCGSALAEAEVEYADRTDPAVYVAFPFNDPEAVAKAFELKEAKTGAIVIWTTTPWTLPANQALNVHPELDYALVELNSPRAGSSCLLIAAERVESCLQEWELEGTVIAQCKGSVLAGLEFRHPLYSVHDGYQRIAPVYLADYVSLETGTGVVHAAPAYGVDDFLSCRSHGLHDDDIINPVMGDGHYVNSLPLFGGQLIWKANPEIVKAIDSAGNLLKQDPLKHSYMHCWRHKTPVIYRATSQWFAGMDREPSSGPTLREMALNGVESTQFFPSWGRARLHAMIANRPDWTLSRQRQWGVPMAFFVHKETGELHPRTPELLEQVAQRVEKEGIEAWQSLDPAELLGDEAPLYEKNRDTLDVWFDSGTTHATVLGGRDHDMNGSHADELTWPADLYLEGSDQHRGWFHSSLLTSCMLYGRAPYKALLTHGFVVDGKGRKMSKSVGNVVAPQKVSDALGAEILRLWTASTDYSGELSISDEILKRVVEGYRRIRNTLKFLLGNINDFDLKRDGLAINELFEIDRYALVMTQTMQDEVLECYRRYEFHTAVSRLQIFCSEDLGAFYLDILKDRLYTTGAQSQARRSAQTALYHITHALLRLMAPILSFTAEEAWKDLHNGNTLTIFTERYHALPAQANANELSEKWARLREIRAEAMRRIEDVRATGQIGSSLAAELDIYAHGSDLAFLRSLDDDLRFIMIVSRATVHDREGEMAIKVSPTQQEKCERCWHHRADVGQNTDHPTICGRCTSNLFETGESRHYA from the coding sequence ATGGACTATAGAAAAACGCTTAACCTGCCCGAAACTCCTTTCCCAATGCGCGGCGACCTGGCCAAGCGAGAACCCAAATGGGTTGCCGAATGGGAGGAAAACAGAATTTACGCCGCCATCAGGCAAGCCAGTAAAGGTCGCCCCAAGTTCGTACTGCACGACGGCCCCCCCTACGCCAACGGCGATATTCATATTGGCCATGCCGTCAACAAGGTGTTGAAAGACATCATCGTGAAAAGTCGCAATATGGACGGCTACGACGCGCACTACGTACCCGGCTGGGATTGCCATGGCATGCCCATTGAAATTCAAATTGAAAAAAAGTACGGTAAACATTTACCGGTAGAGGAAGTGCAAGCGAAAGCGCGCGCCTATGCGCACGAGCAAATAGAACGTCAGCGTGTCGACTTCAAACGCCTGGGCGTGTTGGCCGACTGGTCGAACCCCTACCTCACCATGAACTACCAGAATGAAGCGAACGAACTGCGGGCACTGGGTCGCATCATGGAAAAAGGGTTCGTATTTCGTGGCCTGAAACCGGTTAACTGGTGTTTCGACTGCGGGTCGGCGCTGGCTGAAGCAGAAGTCGAATACGCCGATCGCACCGACCCCGCCGTTTACGTAGCCTTCCCGTTCAATGACCCTGAAGCCGTTGCCAAAGCATTTGAACTGAAGGAAGCGAAAACAGGCGCGATTGTGATCTGGACGACCACCCCTTGGACACTACCTGCCAACCAGGCATTAAATGTGCATCCGGAATTAGATTATGCGCTGGTTGAACTGAACAGCCCGCGCGCCGGCAGCAGCTGCCTGTTGATTGCCGCCGAACGAGTGGAAAGTTGTTTGCAGGAATGGGAACTGGAGGGCACGGTTATTGCACAATGCAAAGGCAGTGTCCTGGCCGGCCTGGAATTCCGCCATCCCCTTTACAGCGTTCACGACGGCTATCAGCGTATTGCCCCTGTTTATCTGGCGGACTACGTTTCCTTGGAAACCGGTACCGGCGTGGTGCATGCCGCCCCGGCATATGGGGTTGACGATTTCTTGTCATGCCGCTCGCATGGGTTGCACGACGACGACATCATTAACCCGGTCATGGGCGATGGTCATTATGTCAATTCGCTTCCCCTGTTTGGTGGCCAGCTTATCTGGAAAGCCAACCCGGAAATCGTGAAAGCGATCGACTCAGCGGGCAACCTGCTTAAACAGGATCCACTCAAGCACAGCTACATGCACTGCTGGCGCCATAAAACACCGGTTATTTACCGTGCCACCAGCCAATGGTTTGCGGGCATGGACCGCGAACCCTCAAGCGGGCCCACACTGCGCGAAATGGCGCTGAACGGCGTGGAGAGCACACAGTTCTTTCCCTCCTGGGGGCGTGCACGCCTTCATGCCATGATTGCTAACCGCCCCGACTGGACCTTATCGCGCCAGCGTCAGTGGGGCGTACCGATGGCATTTTTCGTTCACAAGGAAACCGGTGAACTTCACCCCCGCACACCTGAATTGCTTGAGCAAGTGGCACAGCGGGTGGAAAAAGAAGGCATCGAAGCCTGGCAAAGCTTGGATCCCGCTGAATTATTGGGTGACGAGGCGCCACTATACGAAAAGAATCGCGACACACTCGACGTCTGGTTCGACTCGGGTACCACGCATGCCACCGTGCTGGGCGGGCGTGACCACGACATGAACGGGTCGCACGCAGATGAACTCACCTGGCCGGCCGACCTGTACCTGGAAGGCTCTGACCAACATCGCGGCTGGTTCCACTCTTCATTGCTTACCAGTTGCATGCTCTATGGGCGCGCACCCTATAAAGCCTTACTGACCCACGGTTTTGTGGTCGACGGCAAAGGGCGCAAAATGAGCAAATCGGTGGGTAACGTCGTGGCCCCACAAAAAGTATCCGATGCTTTAGGGGCGGAAATTCTGCGTCTGTGGACCGCATCCACCGACTATTCCGGTGAGCTGTCGATTTCCGATGAAATTCTGAAGCGGGTTGTTGAAGGCTACCGCCGGATTCGCAACACCTTGAAGTTTCTTTTGGGCAACATCAACGACTTCGACCTGAAACGCGATGGCCTAGCCATTAACGAATTGTTCGAAATCGACCGCTATGCCCTGGTCATGACCCAAACCATGCAAGACGAAGTGCTGGAATGCTACCGACGCTACGAATTCCACACTGCCGTATCGCGCTTGCAAATTTTCTGCTCGGAAGATCTGGGGGCGTTCTACCTCGACATTCTTAAAGACCGCCTGTACACAACCGGCGCCCAAAGCCAGGCGCGCCGCTCGGCGCAAACAGCGCTTTATCACATTACTCATGCACTGCTGCGCCTCATGGCGCCTATTTTGTCGTTCACAGCCGAAGAGGCGTGGAAAGACTTACACAACGGCAATACGCTTACTATTTTTACCGAACGCTATCATGCCCTGCCGGCACAAGCGAATGCCAATGAGCTGTCGGAAAAATGGGCACGTTTGCGTGAAATTCGCGCCGAAGCCATGCGCCGCATTGAAGACGTTCGGGCCACCGGTCAAATCGGTTCCTCGCTGGCTGCGGAGCTCGATATCTATGCGCACGGCAGCGACCTTGCCTTTTTACGCTCGCTGGATGACGATTTGCGCTTTATTATGATTGTTTCCCGTGCCACCGTACACGATCGCGAAGGCGAGATGGCTATTAAGGTGAGTCCAACTCAGCAAGAAAAGTGCGAACGTTGCTGGCATCACCGCGCCGACGTCGGGCAGAACACGGACCATCCCACTATATGTGGCCGATGCACCTCCAACCTCTTTGAAACAGGCGAATCACGCCATTATGCCTAA
- a CDS encoding DedA family protein, which produces MEQLVNDLTQFIHANQEWAGLILGLMTMGESLLIVGIAIPATAIMLVVGGLIGSGTVEPLPVIGWGILGAIIGDGISYYIGRWLGPQIIHRWPLNRQKRAVARARLFFYKYGMLSIFGGRFLGPLRAVIPTVAGIMKMRHWRFQVANIASAFVWVPVMLLPGYLTARSIGSLGSNGGNASIIISSVLSVVIAVWITLVVIRKRRTRPTDQ; this is translated from the coding sequence ATGGAACAACTGGTAAACGACCTGACGCAATTTATTCACGCCAACCAGGAATGGGCGGGGCTTATTCTTGGGCTGATGACAATGGGCGAATCGTTGCTTATTGTGGGTATTGCGATTCCCGCCACCGCCATTATGCTGGTCGTTGGCGGTTTAATCGGTAGCGGCACTGTGGAACCGCTACCTGTCATTGGCTGGGGCATTCTGGGCGCCATTATCGGCGACGGCATCTCTTACTACATTGGCCGTTGGCTAGGGCCACAGATTATCCACCGTTGGCCGCTCAATCGCCAAAAGCGTGCTGTGGCACGAGCCCGTTTGTTTTTTTACAAATATGGCATGTTATCGATATTCGGCGGACGTTTCCTGGGGCCGTTAAGAGCTGTAATACCAACCGTTGCCGGTATCATGAAAATGCGCCATTGGCGTTTCCAGGTGGCCAATATCGCGTCGGCATTTGTGTGGGTTCCGGTTATGCTATTGCCCGGCTATCTTACCGCGCGCAGTATCGGTTCACTCGGCTCGAACGGGGGCAACGCCAGTATTATTATCAGCTCCGTGCTATCGGTTGTCATTGCGGTTTGGATTACCCTGGTCGTCATTCGCAAACGCCGTACGCGCCCTACCGATCAATAA
- the purN gene encoding phosphoribosylglycinamide formyltransferase encodes MISGQGTNMRAIVHRIRQQNLNAEVVAVVSSDPDAPGVAWAREQGLTTHVVASAAFSTRRQWDTALADVVAREQPDYILLAGFMRVLAPGFVEQYAGRMLNIHPSLLPAFPGLRTHEQALAAGVQWHGCTVHFVTPDLDSGPIVAQVAVFVHPDDTPRRLADRVRLAEHRLYPDVVTWLVQGRVALNKNGRVDVAGVAPRAYVALSSSESPAQLKILRAGNESSTQV; translated from the coding sequence ATGATTTCCGGGCAGGGCACAAATATGCGGGCTATTGTGCACCGAATTCGGCAACAAAACCTGAACGCCGAGGTCGTGGCGGTCGTGTCCAGCGACCCCGACGCCCCCGGTGTGGCGTGGGCCCGTGAGCAAGGTCTCACCACGCATGTGGTGGCGTCCGCCGCTTTTTCAACACGGCGCCAATGGGATACCGCCCTGGCGGATGTGGTTGCCCGGGAGCAGCCCGATTACATTTTGCTGGCCGGGTTTATGCGTGTGCTGGCGCCGGGTTTCGTCGAGCAATATGCGGGGCGCATGCTGAACATCCATCCGTCGTTGCTGCCGGCCTTTCCGGGGTTGCGAACGCATGAGCAGGCTTTGGCAGCCGGCGTTCAATGGCATGGGTGCACGGTACACTTTGTGACGCCCGATCTTGATAGCGGGCCCATCGTGGCCCAGGTTGCCGTCTTTGTGCATCCCGATGACACCCCCCGGCGTTTGGCCGATCGGGTGCGGTTGGCCGAGCACCGTTTGTATCCCGATGTGGTGACCTGGCTGGTACAGGGGCGTGTCGCGTTGAATAAAAATGGGCGAGTCGACGTGGCCGGCGTTGCCCCACGCGCTTATGTTGCATTGTCGTCGTCGGAGTCTCCGGCGCAGTTAAAAATACTTAGGGCAGGAAATGAATCATCCACGCAGGTCTGA
- the dut gene encoding dUTP diphosphatase: MNQRKTIDVKILDSRMREALPQYATTGSAGLDLRACLDQTLVLEPGQTELVPTGLAIHIADPHYAAMILPRSGLGHKHGIVLGNLVGLIDSDYQGPLMVSAWNRGAQPFKLEPMERLAQLIIVPVVQANFNLVDAFEDSDRGQGGFGSTGRS; encoded by the coding sequence GTGAACCAACGTAAAACGATTGACGTCAAAATTCTTGATTCGCGCATGCGCGAGGCACTGCCCCAGTACGCAACCACAGGATCGGCCGGCCTCGACTTGCGGGCTTGCCTGGACCAAACGCTAGTTCTGGAGCCGGGTCAAACCGAACTTGTGCCTACCGGCCTGGCAATCCACATTGCCGACCCCCATTACGCGGCCATGATTCTGCCGCGTTCAGGCCTTGGGCACAAGCACGGCATTGTGCTGGGCAATCTGGTCGGTTTAATCGACTCCGACTACCAGGGCCCCCTGATGGTGTCAGCCTGGAACCGAGGTGCGCAACCCTTCAAACTGGAACCCATGGAACGACTGGCACAATTGATCATCGTGCCGGTTGTGCAGGCCAACTTCAACCTTGTAGACGCATTTGAAGACAGCGACCGCGGACAAGGTGGATTCGGCAGCACCGGCCGAAGCTAA
- the coaBC gene encoding bifunctional phosphopantothenoylcysteine decarboxylase/phosphopantothenate--cysteine ligase CoaBC: MSDLDHKQIVLGLSGGIACYKSAELLRRMQDEGAVINVVMTQSATRFITPVTFQALSGNPVYTDAWDTRVPNNMAHINLSRQADAIVIAPASANLLARLANGLADDLLTTLCLARGNCPLLVAPAMNREMWEHPATQRNIRQLRSDGVLVLGPGTGDQACGETGDGRMLEPHELLAEVIAFFQPKLLSGKRVLVTAGPTAERVDPVRVISNRSSGKTGYAIARAAREAGANVTLVSGPTALPCPYGVKRISVESAREMHAHVLGQAHNADIFISVAAVADWHVSNASEQKLKKTDRNGPQPPHIAFAPNPDILAEVAALKDGPWCVGFAAETENLHEYAQAKRQRKNIPLLVGNLAQDAMDADTTTFVLFDQNGHQDLPLLPKQQAARELIHAIANRISDRA, from the coding sequence ATGAGTGATCTTGATCACAAACAGATTGTGCTTGGCCTAAGTGGCGGGATTGCCTGCTATAAAAGCGCCGAACTGCTGCGCAGAATGCAAGACGAAGGTGCAGTCATTAACGTTGTCATGACACAGTCGGCTACCCGGTTCATTACACCGGTTACTTTCCAGGCGTTGTCAGGTAACCCCGTTTACACCGACGCCTGGGACACTCGGGTCCCGAACAACATGGCGCACATCAACTTAAGCCGCCAAGCCGATGCCATTGTTATTGCCCCGGCCAGCGCCAACCTGCTGGCGCGATTAGCCAATGGCCTGGCCGACGACTTACTCACCACCCTGTGCCTGGCGCGTGGAAATTGCCCTTTGCTGGTAGCGCCGGCCATGAATCGTGAAATGTGGGAGCATCCCGCCACGCAGCGAAATATACGGCAACTGCGTAGCGACGGCGTGCTTGTTCTTGGGCCTGGAACCGGAGATCAGGCTTGCGGGGAAACGGGTGACGGTAGAATGCTGGAGCCGCACGAACTGCTTGCTGAAGTCATTGCTTTTTTTCAACCCAAATTACTGTCCGGAAAGCGCGTACTTGTTACGGCAGGCCCCACGGCCGAACGCGTAGACCCCGTGCGCGTGATCAGCAACCGCTCATCAGGGAAAACCGGTTACGCCATTGCCCGCGCAGCGCGCGAGGCCGGCGCCAACGTCACACTGGTTTCCGGGCCGACCGCGTTGCCGTGCCCTTACGGAGTTAAACGCATTAGCGTGGAAAGTGCTCGGGAAATGCATGCGCACGTATTAGGGCAAGCGCACAACGCAGACATCTTTATTTCGGTTGCGGCGGTCGCCGATTGGCACGTAAGTAACGCAAGTGAACAGAAACTGAAGAAAACCGATAGAAATGGGCCGCAGCCGCCGCACATTGCATTTGCACCCAACCCCGACATTCTTGCTGAAGTGGCTGCGCTTAAAGACGGTCCCTGGTGTGTCGGCTTCGCCGCGGAAACCGAAAACCTCCATGAATATGCGCAAGCCAAACGCCAACGCAAAAATATTCCGCTACTGGTGGGCAACCTGGCACAAGACGCCATGGATGCGGACACCACCACTTTTGTCCTGTTTGATCAGAACGGTCATCAAGACCTTCCCCTTCTGCCCAAGCAACAAGCCGCACGCGAGCTGATTCATGCCATCGCCAACCGCATTTCCGATCGCGCCTGA
- the lspA gene encoding signal peptidase II yields MPKQPRAFVAWLLGAAVIVGLDQWTKVYFDSTLTYGQRLPVLSFFDFTLLYNPGAAFSFLSDGQGWQRWLFTIIAVGAIVLILHLLWRSRGQHLFCVALMAILGGAIGNLIDRVQHGHVVDFLLFYWQQWHFPAFNIADVSITVGAILLILDEIRRIRRQAKKNHE; encoded by the coding sequence ATGCCTAAGCAGCCACGCGCCTTTGTTGCCTGGCTGCTGGGTGCGGCCGTCATTGTCGGCCTCGACCAGTGGACCAAGGTGTACTTCGACTCGACGTTAACGTATGGCCAGCGTCTGCCGGTTTTATCATTCTTCGATTTCACCTTGTTATACAACCCAGGCGCCGCATTTAGCTTTCTGTCCGATGGCCAGGGCTGGCAACGCTGGTTGTTTACCATTATTGCAGTAGGCGCAATTGTGCTCATTTTGCATCTGCTCTGGCGCAGCCGCGGCCAGCACCTGTTTTGCGTGGCGCTTATGGCAATTCTGGGCGGGGCAATCGGTAACCTGATTGATCGTGTCCAACATGGCCACGTCGTCGATTTCTTGCTATTTTATTGGCAGCAATGGCATTTTCCGGCATTCAACATCGCCGATGTCTCAATTACCGTAGGTGCGATATTGCTGATTCTTGATGAAATACGCCGCATTCGGCGGCAGGCGAAAAAAAACCATGAGTGA
- a CDS encoding PqiB family protein — protein MADEPVRQTEQKSPSTLKADKPSVKERRAWRISWIWLVPFVAALVGGSLLVRNWLNTGPTLSITFESAEGLEIDQTKVRYKDVVIGVVTDIDVGADRSNVIVKAQIDHDAADYIARDGTRFWVVKPRLEMSGVSGLGTLLSGPYIAVDIESDNNQNQAEKYTFTGLEKPPAVTHDRSGTRYVLHAADLGSLEIGSQVYYRQIPVGRVIDYELNKDGSSVDIQIFVDEPNDRYVTSDSRFWNASGIRVSLGASGVEVQTGTLSSIVAGGIAFTNVNPANEIPAKPETVFDLFNSELEAKAEPDGPPFRVDMIFNNSVRGLEVGAPVDFRGMELGKVYDIDLEFDTEKRRFYILVKTNIYPRRFGTAYERVKSLDPENKYPGRQLLGPMVQHGLRAQLKTSNLLTGQQYVSLDIIRDAEPVDFDPMRTPLVIPTIAGSFDRLQEQIMKIVSKIEAVPFEGIGNDLQKSLQSLNRTLNTLNTEVAPQTTEALAAAKDALERIDAMLSDDSSMNENLQGTLRELNGAARSLRNLGDYLQSHPNALITGTPPDRYPE, from the coding sequence ATGGCGGATGAACCGGTACGGCAAACAGAACAAAAATCGCCCTCAACTTTGAAGGCCGATAAACCAAGCGTGAAGGAGCGTCGCGCCTGGCGTATTTCCTGGATTTGGCTGGTGCCGTTTGTGGCCGCGCTGGTGGGCGGGTCGCTGCTTGTGCGCAATTGGCTCAATACGGGGCCAACGCTCTCCATCACGTTTGAGTCGGCCGAAGGGCTTGAAATCGATCAAACCAAGGTTCGTTATAAAGATGTCGTGATCGGCGTAGTCACCGACATCGACGTTGGTGCCGATCGCTCGAATGTAATTGTGAAAGCACAAATTGATCATGATGCAGCCGATTACATTGCACGAGACGGCACACGTTTTTGGGTGGTAAAGCCGCGCCTGGAAATGAGTGGGGTATCTGGCTTGGGTACGCTTCTGTCGGGGCCTTACATTGCTGTTGATATTGAAAGTGACAATAACCAGAACCAAGCGGAAAAGTATACGTTCACCGGCCTGGAGAAACCCCCGGCGGTAACCCACGACCGTTCGGGGACGCGTTATGTCTTGCACGCCGCCGACCTGGGCTCGTTGGAGATTGGTTCGCAGGTTTATTACCGGCAAATTCCTGTCGGGCGGGTCATCGACTACGAACTAAATAAAGACGGCAGTTCGGTTGATATTCAGATTTTCGTCGACGAGCCGAACGATCGTTACGTGACGTCCGACTCGCGTTTTTGGAATGCCAGTGGCATACGCGTTTCCTTGGGCGCTTCGGGTGTCGAGGTGCAAACAGGCACGTTGTCGTCCATTGTTGCAGGTGGAATTGCGTTTACGAATGTTAATCCCGCCAACGAGATACCGGCGAAACCGGAAACGGTATTCGATTTATTCAATTCTGAACTTGAAGCCAAAGCCGAACCCGATGGCCCACCGTTCAGGGTCGACATGATTTTCAACAACTCGGTGCGTGGGCTTGAAGTTGGAGCGCCGGTTGATTTTCGGGGAATGGAACTGGGCAAGGTCTACGATATCGACCTTGAGTTTGATACCGAGAAGCGGCGCTTTTACATTCTTGTCAAAACGAATATCTATCCGCGCCGGTTTGGCACTGCCTATGAACGGGTGAAATCACTTGATCCGGAAAATAAATATCCCGGCCGTCAACTGTTGGGGCCGATGGTGCAGCATGGTTTGCGCGCGCAACTAAAAACGTCAAACCTGCTGACCGGGCAGCAATATGTTTCGCTGGATATCATTCGCGACGCGGAGCCGGTCGACTTCGACCCGATGCGCACGCCGCTTGTTATTCCAACCATTGCAGGCAGTTTTGATCGTTTGCAAGAACAGATTATGAAGATTGTCAGCAAAATAGAGGCAGTTCCGTTTGAAGGTATCGGCAACGATTTGCAAAAGAGTTTGCAATCGTTGAATCGCACATTGAACACGTTGAATACGGAAGTTGCGCCGCAAACAACCGAAGCGTTGGCCGCAGCGAAAGATGCACTCGAGCGAATCGACGCCATGCTGTCCGACGACTCCTCCATGAATGAAAATCTGCAAGGCACCCTGCGCGAACTGAACGGAGCGGCTCGCTCCTTGCGTAATCTGGGTGATTATTTGCAAAGCCACCCGAACGCGTTAATTACCGGAACGCCACCAGACCGCTATCCGGAATAG
- a CDS encoding PqiC family protein: MLLLKTGRVLLAAMTLAGLTACATDAERYYSLQPAASGGADQTRTQDGFDYVISVRPVQVPAQLDRSQIVLKGRSGDVSVLNASLWASPLPDELRLAVSSVLTQRLGVPDLPLSAVPDGLRVWLVNLDVQRFDSVYNAASVIDVTWRLQGQTGTTDKAPTSVCRATMSKTVGTGLAPLIDTHRESLQVLAGLIAQQISAAQAQPNGNIAPPAQLNVPGLVFQGCAQAKA; encoded by the coding sequence GTGTTGTTGTTGAAAACCGGGCGTGTATTGCTGGCCGCCATGACGCTTGCCGGGCTGACCGCTTGTGCAACCGATGCTGAGCGGTACTACAGTTTGCAACCGGCCGCTTCCGGCGGGGCTGACCAAACACGTACCCAAGATGGGTTCGATTACGTCATTAGTGTGCGACCGGTGCAGGTGCCGGCTCAGTTGGACCGCTCACAAATAGTGCTCAAAGGGCGCAGTGGCGACGTCAGCGTGTTGAATGCGAGTTTGTGGGCATCGCCATTGCCCGATGAGCTCCGTTTGGCAGTGTCTAGCGTGCTTACCCAGCGCCTGGGGGTGCCCGATTTACCACTTTCTGCTGTACCCGATGGCTTGCGTGTATGGTTGGTTAATCTTGATGTACAGCGGTTTGATTCTGTGTATAACGCCGCGTCTGTTATTGATGTAACGTGGCGCTTGCAGGGGCAAACGGGCACGACAGACAAAGCACCTACCTCAGTGTGCCGGGCCACAATGTCCAAAACAGTAGGCACAGGTTTGGCACCGTTAATAGATACTCATCGCGAAAGTCTGCAAGTGCTTGCGGGGTTAATTGCGCAGCAAATCTCAGCGGCACAAGCGCAGCCCAATGGAAACATTGCGCCGCCTGCGCAGCTAAACGTACCAGGTTTGGTGTTTCAAGGGTGCGCGCAGGCGAAGGCCTGA
- a CDS encoding bifunctional riboflavin kinase/FAD synthetase, producing MKNTLKIYRSLPRHDNHCPSAVTIGNFDGVHRGHQTILARVAHIAAQRQLASTVMTFHPHPRVYFARKGNRPELMPTQISSLRDKVWGINRLNIQQLALLRFNEALANLTADEFVQQMLIQGLNTRWLLVGEDFRYGHKRLGDIEHLRRAGRRNGFEVEIITDVVDEHGHRISSSEVRTALAVGNLDRAAHLLGHPYRISGHVVHGKKLGRTLGYPTLNIRVPELCAARSGIYVVQAYGLAEQPLNGVASLGVRPTVDEAGRIMLEVHLFDCNIDAYGKLTRIEFLKFLRDEEKFPDLPTMTAAIDNDAQRARDYFSLHGL from the coding sequence GTGAAAAATACCCTTAAAATTTATCGGTCTCTGCCCCGCCACGATAATCATTGTCCAAGTGCCGTCACAATCGGCAATTTCGACGGTGTGCATCGGGGCCACCAAACCATTCTTGCGCGGGTGGCGCATATCGCCGCGCAACGCCAGTTGGCCTCAACGGTCATGACCTTCCATCCGCACCCGCGTGTGTATTTTGCCCGCAAAGGCAATCGGCCGGAACTCATGCCCACTCAAATCAGCAGTTTGCGCGATAAGGTTTGGGGCATTAATCGCCTGAATATTCAACAACTGGCATTATTGCGGTTTAACGAAGCGTTAGCCAACCTGACGGCTGACGAATTCGTTCAGCAAATGTTAATTCAGGGTTTGAACACACGCTGGCTTCTGGTGGGCGAAGATTTCCGCTACGGCCATAAACGGCTTGGCGATATTGAACACCTGCGCCGCGCCGGCCGACGTAACGGCTTCGAAGTGGAAATCATCACCGATGTCGTCGATGAACACGGTCACCGTATTTCCAGCTCAGAAGTCCGCACCGCCCTGGCCGTGGGCAATCTCGACCGTGCCGCGCATTTGCTGGGCCACCCTTATCGCATCAGCGGGCATGTGGTGCATGGCAAGAAGCTGGGCCGTACACTGGGCTACCCCACCCTGAATATCCGCGTACCAGAGCTGTGCGCCGCCCGCTCGGGCATTTACGTCGTACAAGCCTACGGTCTGGCAGAGCAACCGTTAAATGGTGTGGCCAGCCTGGGTGTGCGCCCCACCGTTGATGAAGCGGGGCGAATCATGCTGGAAGTGCACTTGTTCGACTGCAATATCGACGCTTACGGTAAACTCACACGTATAGAATTCCTGAAGTTTCTTCGCGACGAAGAGAAATTTCCCGACTTACCGACAATGACCGCCGCCATCGACAACGATGCGCAGCGCGCTCGCGATTACTTTTCGCTCCATGGACTATAG